A genomic window from Lotus japonicus ecotype B-129 chromosome 1, LjGifu_v1.2 includes:
- the LOC130746501 gene encoding uncharacterized protein LOC130746501, giving the protein MCGEAEESLEHALFFCSTVVPVWLRSPFPLDFRDGCPAGFTFESWFMQLASLDDEWVLAVVLTLLYTVWARRNMWVFDDRWLTLEQVLLRANSMRVVPLEPDISVSAAHVNRLGVGNVWQPPSAGVVKINTDASYTALEAVGLGMVVRNSHGEILACVSAKRDRASSVAVAESLALRWAMMLAIDLGFMAVVFETNCVVLHGSWQRKGKDRSYLGLVIADCYNMLSSFRSFQFVLVRRTTNKAADCLAKFAISSFCNVWLEECPAVLEPILSVDVYFAIFD; this is encoded by the coding sequence ATGTGTGGCGAGGCTGAAGAGTCTTTGGAGCATGCTCTCTTCTTCTGTTCCACGGTAGTTCCGGTTTGGCTCCGCTCACCCTTTCCCTTGGACTTTCGTGATGGTTGTCCGGCAGGGTTTACGTTTGAGAGCTGGTTCATGCAGTTGGCCTCGTTAGATGATGAGTGGGTGCTGGCTGTAGTTCTTACGTTGCTGTATACGGTGTGGGCACGGCGTAATATGTGGGTCTTTGATGATCGTTGGTTAACCTTGGAGCAAGTCCTGTTGCGTGCAAATTCTATGCGTGTGGTGCCGTTGGAGCCTGATATTTCCGTGTCTGCTGCTCACGTTAACCGCCTTGGTGTTGGGAATGTGTGGCAACCTCCAAGTGCTGGTGTGGTGAAGATTAATACTGATGCGTCCTATACAGCTTTGGAGGCGGTGGGTCTCGGGATGGTGGTGCGGAATTCGCATGGGGAGATCCTTGCTTGTGTGTCGGCGAAGCGAGACAGGGCCTCATCAGTTGCTGTGGCAGAGTCTTTGGCTCTCCGATGGGCTATGATGCTTGCGATTGACTTGGGGTTTATGGCTGTTGTCTTTGAAACGAATTGTGTTGTTCTCCATGGTTCTTGGCAACGTAAAGGGAAGGATAGATCTTATTTGGGTTTAGTTATTGCTGATTGTTATAATATGCTTTCGTCTTTTCGTTCTTTCCAATTTGTGCTCGTCCGTAGAACTACTAATAAAGCTGCGGATTGTTTAGCTAAGTTTGCTATTTCTAGCTTTTGTAATGTTTGGCTTGAGGAATGCCCAGCTGTGTTGGAGCCTATCCTATCTGTTGATGTATACTTTGCTATTTTTGATTAA
- the LOC130746486 gene encoding uncharacterized protein LOC130746486, translating to MQDYQEWEEAQGISTERNQTSIEDNVKWEPPPAGKLNVSIDAGWTGDYSTGFSMVARGHDKAFMVATTSLEPTRLDPTVAEALALRWALALVVEMGMDNIVFEADSLVVVNAKTKRTCRPDLAHILHDYYHLV from the coding sequence ATGCAGGATTATCAAGAGTGGGAGGAGGCTCAAGGGATCTCAACTGAAAGAAACCAGACATCGATTGAAGATAATGTGAAGTGGGAGCCGCCGCCAGCAGGTAAATTAAATGTAAGCATCGATGCAGGTTGGACTGGGGACTATTCTACCGGGTTTAGCATGGTAGCTCGTGGGCATGATAAGGCTTTTATGGTGGCTACAACGTCTTTGGAACCGACGCGCTTGGATCCTACAGTGGCTGAGGCATTAGCGTTGAGATGGGCTCTAGCTCTTGTAGTCGAGATGGGTATGGATAACATTGTGTTCGAAGCTGATTCTCTTGTAGTTGTGAATGCAAAGACAAAGAGGACGTGCAGACCAGACCTTGCTCATATTCTGCATGACTATTATCATCTGGTTTAG